One Ranitomeya imitator isolate aRanImi1 chromosome 1, aRanImi1.pri, whole genome shotgun sequence DNA window includes the following coding sequences:
- the LOC138658073 gene encoding uncharacterized protein encodes MAENWCVPEPRDTLGSDVEIIDVKNPATSAKPDAPKRRGNSLHRCFKNRKVARKIQLEKENIPASASLSIAPPVKPGADVGQFPLHTYTSPLQQRVLHWRNYDTEENQPQRANTAVRTTSLSPICVVDRDECYAAPKQPGNPSPKISHQKYTNVSREKRAAPNARPRITRPANSTGAIPQVTPENREIEQLSEGLWSPTEPLNIPVCQTVQSADTALADFSSVFAPVLPLKKRTVSRRRVGRKQKVAVHTPYTGRPSWDADHVKMFTDMSAQYAQSKLAQMELKSFCDTYERLLNACPTHDITEELRAFKLNHP; translated from the exons atggctgaaaactggtgtgttcccgaaccacgcgatacgctgggttcagacgtggagatcatagatgtcaagaaccctgcaacttcagcgaaacccgatgcgcctaaaagacgcggcaactcgttacaccgatgtttcaagaatagaaaag ttgcccggaaaatacagcttgaaaaagagaatattcccgcctctgcgagtttgagcattgcgcctcccgttaaaccaggagctgatgtgggacaattcccgcttcatactt atacgtcgcctcttcaacaacgagttttgcactggcgtaattacgacactgaagagaatcaaccacaaagagctaatacggcggtgcgaacaacatctctctcgcccatctgtgttgtggatcgtgatgaatgctacgctgcaccaaaacaacccgggaatccaagccccaagatttcacatcagaaatatacgaacgtttcaagagagaaacgtgcagcgccgaacgctcggccccgcataacacggcccgccaatagcacaggcgccataccccaagttacgcctgaaaacagagaaattgagcaGCTCTCCGAGGGtctgtggtcacccacagagcccctcaatatacctgtgtgccagactgtgcaatctgcagatactgctcttgcagacttttctagcgtttttgcccctgtattacctctaaagaaacgaaccgtatcccgacgccgtgtaggtagaaagcagaaagttgctgtacatacaccttacacaggtcgtccttcgtgggatgctgaccatgtcaaaatgtttactgacatgtctgcgcagtacgctcaaagcaaactcgcacagatggaactaaaatctttctgcgatacatatgaaagactgttaaatgcgtgtccaacacatgacattaccgaggagctgcgtgctttcaaactaaatcacccctga